A section of the Primulina eburnea isolate SZY01 chromosome 1, ASM2296580v1, whole genome shotgun sequence genome encodes:
- the LOC140806285 gene encoding uncharacterized protein, translated as MESRPGGSRVEGAERGGRKRGAGERDEDTTKGRGQFSSHVPLNRSRDKVMEGADLPRDPVISFGPDDLRSIVAPHNDAFVVMATVANYDVARIFIDNGRSVNILFKSTLDKMKVEGFEFEPISTPLYGFTGHAIPPLDQIVLPLSLGHEPRRVTKMTTFTVVDTPSAYNGILGRPALKDFRAVASTYHQKLKFPVGKEVGVLYGD; from the exons ATGGAGAGCCGGCCTGGAGGAAGTAGAGTTGAGGGAGCAGAGAGAGGAGGAAGAAAGAGGGGTGCGGGGGAAAGAGATGAGGACACAACCAAAGGTAGAGGACAATTCTCATCACATGTTCCTCTGAATAGGAGTCGAGATAAGGTGATGGAG GGTGCGGACTTACCCCGGGATCCTGTCATCAGTTTTGGACCGGATGACCTCCGAAGCATTGTGGCTCCTCATAACGATGCCTTTGTGGTAATGGCCACCGTTGCCAATTACGATGTGGCACGAATCTTTATTGATAATGGAAGATCTGTTAATATCCTGTTCAAGAGCACTTTGGATAAGATGAAGGTGGAGGGATTTGAGTTCGAGCCAATCTCTACTCCTCTATATGGATTCACAGGACATGCCATCCCGCCGCTCGACCAGATTGTCCTTCCTCTATCTTTGGGACATGAGCCTCGGCGGGTAACAAAAATGACAACATTTACTGTGGTGGACACCCCATCTGCTTACAATGGAATTCTGGGGCGACCAGCTCTAAAGGATTTCAGAGCTGTAGCGTCCACGTATCATCAGAAGTTGAAGTTTCCTGTAGGGAAAGAGGTTGGAGTTTTATACGGGGATTAG